Proteins encoded together in one Frankiaceae bacterium window:
- a CDS encoding antibiotic biosynthesis monooxygenase, whose product MSVVKINVLSVPAEMRETLEQRFAARAGAVESSDGFEWFELLRPAEGTDRYLVYTRWRDEESFQGWMAGMAGAAHGERPAGQGPAASGSELWSFEVVQSTGPKS is encoded by the coding sequence GTGAGCGTCGTCAAGATCAACGTCCTGTCCGTGCCCGCCGAGATGCGCGAGACGCTGGAGCAGCGGTTCGCCGCGCGCGCCGGCGCGGTCGAGTCCAGCGACGGCTTCGAGTGGTTCGAGCTGCTGCGCCCCGCCGAGGGGACCGACCGCTATCTCGTCTACACGCGCTGGCGCGACGAGGAGTCGTTCCAGGGGTGGATGGCCGGCATGGCCGGCGCCGCGCACGGCGAGCGCCCCGCGGGCCAGGGCCCGGCGGCGAGCGGGTCGGAGCTGTGGAGCTTCGAGGTGGTCCAGTCGACGGGCCCCAAGTCCTGA
- a CDS encoding SDR family NAD(P)-dependent oxidoreductase, which yields MRFEGKAVLVTGASRGIGRAVAVAFAAAGARVAVHYNSGAEAAAGTLSALAGSGHLAVQADLADPQAVRAMVDSAADGLGGLDVLVNNAGVYVEHRIADVTYDAWQDAWAMTLGTNLLGAANACWAAVPHLRARGGGAIVNVSSRGAFRGEPGHPAYAASKAGLNALGQSLAQALAPHGISVGTVAPGFVETDMAKPYLEGESGAALREQSPLGRVARPEEVAYAVLFLASPEAAFATGTIVDVNGASYLRS from the coding sequence GTGCGCTTCGAAGGCAAGGCCGTGCTCGTCACGGGCGCGTCGCGCGGGATCGGCAGGGCGGTGGCGGTGGCGTTCGCCGCGGCCGGCGCGCGGGTCGCCGTGCACTACAACTCCGGCGCCGAGGCGGCCGCGGGCACGCTCTCCGCGCTCGCCGGCAGTGGGCACCTCGCCGTCCAGGCCGACCTCGCCGACCCCCAGGCCGTCCGCGCGATGGTCGACAGCGCGGCCGACGGCCTCGGCGGGCTCGACGTGCTCGTCAACAACGCCGGCGTCTACGTCGAGCACCGCATCGCCGACGTGACGTACGACGCCTGGCAGGACGCGTGGGCGATGACGCTCGGCACCAACCTGCTCGGCGCCGCCAACGCCTGCTGGGCCGCCGTCCCCCACCTGCGCGCCCGCGGCGGCGGCGCGATCGTCAACGTGTCGTCGCGCGGCGCGTTCCGCGGCGAGCCCGGCCACCCGGCGTACGCCGCCAGCAAGGCCGGGCTCAACGCACTCGGCCAGTCGCTCGCCCAGGCCCTCGCGCCGCACGGCATCAGCGTGGGCACGGTGGCGCCGGGCTTCGTCGAGACCGACATGGCGAAGCCGTACCTCGAAGGCGAGTCCGGCGCCGCGCTGCGCGAGCAGTCGCCGCTAGGCCGCGTCGCGCGGCCGGAGGAGGTGGCGTACGCCGTGCTGTTCCTGGCCTCGCCGGAGGCGGCGTTCGCGACGGGGACGATCGTCGACGTCAACGGCGCGTCGTACCTGCGCAGCTAG
- a CDS encoding alpha/beta hydrolase — protein sequence MTLGITLVPLPTHRVALPTGELAFHDVSPPEPAATVVFVPGYTGSKEDFALLAAPVAEAGFRYVSLDQRGQFESVGPDDPAAYTVDALGAELVAFLAALGDGPHHVVAHSFGGLVARAAAIAAPEAFRSLVLMDSGPAGLSGPRVEGMRALEPLLDSHGMEHVFEAVLAGSRVRPHDELVAFLRRRWLASSVTGLRVMGNEVQTEPDRVEALRATGVPVYVMAGEHDDAWPPELQREMAERLGAPFALIPGAVHSPAAEQPAETMRVLLGWLS from the coding sequence GCCGCCCGAGCCGGCGGCGACTGTCGTGTTCGTCCCTGGCTACACCGGCAGCAAGGAGGACTTCGCCCTCCTCGCCGCGCCGGTCGCCGAGGCCGGCTTCCGGTACGTCTCGCTCGACCAGCGGGGGCAGTTCGAGTCCGTCGGGCCCGACGACCCCGCGGCGTACACCGTGGACGCACTGGGCGCCGAGCTGGTGGCGTTCCTCGCCGCGCTCGGCGACGGGCCGCACCACGTCGTGGCGCACTCGTTCGGCGGGCTGGTCGCGCGCGCGGCCGCCATCGCGGCGCCCGAGGCGTTCCGCTCGCTCGTGCTCATGGACTCGGGCCCTGCGGGCCTGTCCGGACCGCGCGTCGAGGGCATGCGCGCGCTGGAGCCGCTGCTCGACAGCCACGGCATGGAGCACGTGTTCGAGGCGGTGCTGGCCGGCTCGCGGGTACGCCCGCACGACGAGCTGGTGGCGTTCCTCCGCCGCCGCTGGCTGGCGTCGAGCGTCACCGGCCTGCGGGTCATGGGCAACGAGGTCCAGACCGAGCCCGACCGCGTCGAGGCGCTGCGCGCGACCGGCGTCCCTGTCTACGTGATGGCCGGAGAGCACGACGACGCCTGGCCGCCCGAGCTGCAGCGCGAGATGGCCGAGCGGCTCGGGGCGCCGTTCGCGCTGATCCCCGGCGCCGTCCACTCCCCCGCCGCCGAGCAGCCGGCGGAGACGATGCGCGTGCTGCTGGGGTGGCTGTCCTAG
- a CDS encoding DinB family protein, producing MELRGGPVDGPQVLTGLPTDLSPGLVAAVAAETRVALEPFLDADWSVPARGLDWSCARTAVHLADSQFAHAARIVARPTEWFVPATVVVDEPGDPRQLLQVFGACAGLLVAAATGADPSSRAYHPWGASDPAGSMAMGAAEGLLHTWDVVGGLGGDWRPPDDLCRPAIERLFPDAPTDVGAADALLWCTGRVALPGHPRRTEWRWYGEPR from the coding sequence GTGGAGCTTCGAGGTGGTCCAGTCGACGGGCCCCAAGTCCTGACCGGTCTCCCCACGGACCTGAGCCCGGGCCTCGTCGCGGCGGTCGCGGCCGAGACGCGTGTCGCGCTGGAGCCGTTCCTGGACGCTGACTGGTCGGTGCCCGCGCGCGGGCTGGACTGGTCCTGCGCGAGGACCGCCGTGCACCTGGCGGACAGCCAGTTCGCGCACGCGGCGCGCATCGTGGCGCGGCCGACGGAGTGGTTCGTTCCGGCGACCGTCGTCGTGGACGAGCCTGGCGACCCGCGGCAGCTGCTCCAGGTGTTCGGGGCGTGCGCCGGGCTGCTCGTCGCCGCGGCGACGGGCGCGGATCCGTCCTCGCGGGCGTACCATCCGTGGGGCGCCTCCGACCCGGCCGGGTCGATGGCGATGGGCGCCGCCGAGGGGCTGCTGCACACGTGGGACGTCGTCGGCGGCCTCGGCGGCGACTGGCGGCCGCCGGACGATCTGTGCCGGCCGGCCATCGAACGCCTCTTCCCCGACGCGCCGACCGACGTCGGCGCCGCGGATGCGCTGCTGTGGTGCACCGGACGGGTGGCGCTGCCCGGGCACCCACGGCGCACGGAGTGGCGCTGGTACGGCGAGCCGCGCTGA